One genomic region from Evansella sp. LMS18 encodes:
- a CDS encoding Xaa-Pro dipeptidyl-peptidase — protein MQKTKKKLILVTLIFSLLFSAPFAGGFSALADDTGTVPAHVVEDGVTQEAFSYEDAVRESVFVETNLDTDGDGVNDRIAVDIIRPAETEEGLEVPVIMVPSPYYERLGRGNESQLKEFEDGVPVKFPLYYDNYFVPRGYAVALVDMIGTNNSDGCPTTGGYEETEGVKAVIDWLNGRADAVDRDDNEADAYWSTGKVGIYGKSYDGTLANAVAATGVDGLETIVPIVAISSWYNYYRQNGVTLRNNGASGLANTVVASERRDLCAPVRSEILDLMDDPSGNYNEFWDERNYVKDVDNVKASVFLVHGLNDLNVQTNHFGEWWEGLEKNDVPRKIWLTQTAHTEPFDFRRAEWVDTIHRWFDHWLLGIDNGIMDEPMADVERGANEWETYETWPAADAKDVNLRFGPAAEDGAPGVLTSGPVQGNNVDTLVNDWTRTETQLVTNPEDPSDNRLVFLSDVLTEDLRISGTPELDVRATINGEAANLTAYLVDYGTDERVNHQGGSSGLRQLDERDCWGQSTDRDSACYRQHEILTHTRDYEIVTRGFMDAQNYKNFWESNPLRDHKHYRFQWDAYTHDYVFKEGHRIGVVLASSTRSRTVPNRDEVEVEVRLGQSGITLPVSGGKKAVDF, from the coding sequence GGCCGATGATACCGGGACAGTACCTGCACATGTGGTGGAGGATGGGGTTACCCAGGAAGCCTTCTCTTATGAAGACGCAGTTAGAGAAAGTGTTTTTGTAGAAACAAACCTTGATACAGACGGCGATGGGGTAAACGACCGTATTGCTGTGGATATCATCCGCCCTGCGGAAACAGAGGAAGGACTTGAAGTACCGGTAATTATGGTACCCAGCCCATATTACGAGAGACTTGGACGAGGAAATGAATCACAGCTGAAGGAATTTGAAGATGGTGTGCCTGTGAAGTTTCCTCTCTATTATGATAACTATTTCGTTCCGAGAGGCTATGCAGTAGCGCTTGTAGATATGATAGGCACAAACAACTCCGACGGCTGTCCAACGACTGGCGGCTACGAGGAAACAGAAGGGGTAAAAGCAGTCATCGACTGGCTTAACGGACGTGCTGATGCAGTGGACAGAGACGACAACGAAGCAGATGCATACTGGAGTACAGGTAAAGTTGGAATATACGGGAAATCGTATGATGGAACACTTGCAAATGCGGTTGCTGCTACAGGAGTAGACGGCCTTGAGACAATCGTACCGATCGTGGCTATCAGCAGCTGGTATAATTACTACCGCCAGAATGGTGTTACCTTAAGAAACAATGGAGCAAGCGGGCTCGCCAACACAGTTGTTGCATCAGAGAGAAGAGATCTTTGCGCTCCTGTAAGAAGCGAGATTCTTGACTTAATGGATGACCCTTCCGGTAACTATAATGAGTTCTGGGACGAGCGAAACTATGTGAAAGACGTGGACAATGTAAAAGCAAGTGTATTTTTAGTACACGGATTAAACGACCTGAACGTGCAGACAAACCATTTCGGCGAGTGGTGGGAAGGTCTTGAAAAAAATGATGTGCCGAGAAAAATCTGGCTTACACAGACAGCACATACAGAGCCCTTTGATTTCCGCCGCGCGGAATGGGTAGATACGATTCACCGCTGGTTTGATCACTGGCTCCTCGGTATTGATAACGGCATCATGGACGAGCCTATGGCAGATGTGGAAAGAGGTGCGAACGAATGGGAAACTTATGAAACGTGGCCTGCAGCTGATGCTAAGGATGTAAACCTTCGTTTCGGTCCGGCGGCTGAAGATGGAGCTCCAGGTGTACTTACATCAGGGCCTGTACAGGGGAACAATGTGGACACGCTGGTGAACGACTGGACAAGGACTGAAACACAGCTTGTGACAAACCCGGAAGATCCAAGTGATAACAGACTAGTATTCCTCTCGGATGTTCTAACAGAGGACCTTCGAATAAGCGGAACACCTGAGCTTGATGTAAGGGCTACAATTAATGGGGAAGCAGCAAACCTTACAGCGTATCTTGTTGACTATGGAACAGATGAGCGTGTGAACCACCAGGGAGGCTCCAGCGGGCTGAGACAACTCGATGAGCGTGACTGCTGGGGACAAAGCACAGACAGAGACAGCGCATGCTATAGGCAGCATGAAATTCTTACACATACAAGAGATTATGAAATCGTGACCCGCGGGTTTATGGATGCCCAAAACTATAAGAATTTCTGGGAAAGCAACCCTCTCCGTGACCATAAGCATTACCGGTTCCAGTGGGATGCGTATACGCACGACTATGTATTTAAAGAAGGCCACCGTATCGGTGTTGTCTTAGCAAGCAGCACAAGAAGCCGCACAGTACCAAACAGAGATGAAGTGGAAGTGGAAGTCCGTCTCGGCCAGAGCGGAATTACACTGCCAGTTTCCGGCGGTAAAAAAGCAGTGGATTTTTAA
- a CDS encoding cysteine hydrolase family protein: MSFTLDVSKTVLLSLHMQHDIVFKNGKFGDFFGEQAETRNVVVKARNLLNEARTHNVCVIHAAVCFKEGHSDLHANSPLLSMVQQTDALVKGTWGADFISDVHPQEKEVVIESQRVGPFEGTDLAARIQDTGADTVILFGVATDIVVSSATRVLSDMGYNVVIAEDCCSAGSQEAHEAALATLGLLAHVSNSEDITEKLQAASGIQPHP; the protein is encoded by the coding sequence ATGAGCTTTACCCTGGACGTTTCGAAAACAGTTTTGTTGTCGCTTCATATGCAGCATGATATTGTTTTCAAAAATGGAAAATTCGGTGATTTTTTCGGTGAACAGGCGGAGACGAGAAATGTTGTTGTTAAGGCAAGGAACTTGTTAAATGAAGCAAGAACACATAATGTATGTGTCATCCATGCAGCAGTATGCTTTAAAGAAGGCCATTCCGACCTCCACGCAAACAGCCCGTTACTCTCGATGGTCCAGCAGACGGATGCTCTTGTGAAAGGAACATGGGGGGCTGACTTTATTAGCGATGTACACCCACAGGAAAAGGAAGTAGTTATAGAAAGCCAGCGTGTGGGTCCATTTGAAGGAACTGATCTCGCTGCCAGAATTCAGGATACAGGTGCGGACACCGTTATTCTGTTTGGCGTGGCTACTGACATCGTTGTGTCATCAGCGACAAGAGTTCTCTCTGACATGGGCTATAATGTAGTTATTGCTGAAGACTGCTGCTCCGCAGGCAGCCAGGAAGCCCATGAAGCAGCACTGGCAACCCTTGGCTTACTGGCCCATGTTTCAAACTCCGAAGACATCACCGAAAAACTGCAGGCAGCTTCCGGGATCCAGCCTCATCCTTAA
- a CDS encoding STAS/SEC14 domain-containing protein, whose amino-acid sequence MIKELPVSGGKLTAFEVKEDVTEEEFNEAAQLMKNRMDEHGNIRLLVKFHELPVREVSSITDRISFAKDNLEHIEKYAIVGDSKAFEAAAKLIGSASDTEIKRFELSEEERALDWVLE is encoded by the coding sequence TTGATTAAAGAACTTCCAGTGAGCGGCGGCAAGCTGACTGCTTTTGAAGTAAAAGAAGATGTCACGGAAGAAGAATTCAACGAAGCTGCACAGCTTATGAAAAACCGAATGGACGAGCACGGAAATATCAGGTTATTAGTTAAATTCCATGAGCTTCCGGTACGGGAAGTTTCGAGTATTACTGACAGGATCAGTTTTGCGAAGGATAATCTGGAACACATTGAAAAATATGCAATTGTCGGAGACAGCAAAGCCTTTGAAGCGGCTGCTAAACTCATTGGATCTGCTTCTGACACTGAAATTAAGAGATTTGAGCTAAGTGAGGAGGAGAGGGCTCTCGACTGGGTCCTGGAATAG
- a CDS encoding M20 family metallopeptidase has translation MSVLKDFVNKNKTQIQEDLINVVKAESPTHDKKLVDECGILLIDLFKERLGADPYVHVQVERGNHLCFTIGKGSKKILILGHFDTVWEKGQLPIRIKDEKFYGPGVLDMKAGIIQSMWGVKALWDNDLLHDKEITFLLTSDEEVGSGTSREIIEERAKENDAVLVMETPDSGTGAAKTGRKGVGNYKLKIKGKSSHSGAHHEEGISAIKELAQQIILLENMTDYEKGTTVNTGVISGGRRSNIVPDYAEATVDLRVKTMEEAYRMGQLLTTLKPFTPGIELEVEGGMNRPPMERTETNVELFHKAREAALETGFQLEESQVGGASDGNFTAALGVPTLDGLGVPGEGPHAEYEHILINELPGRTEFIANFIKKL, from the coding sequence TTGTCAGTTTTAAAAGATTTCGTTAATAAAAATAAAACACAAATTCAAGAAGACTTAATCAACGTAGTTAAGGCAGAGTCACCAACTCACGATAAAAAGCTTGTAGATGAGTGCGGTATTTTGCTTATTGATTTATTTAAAGAAAGACTTGGCGCAGATCCATATGTGCATGTACAAGTGGAGCGGGGGAATCACCTTTGCTTTACTATTGGAAAAGGAAGTAAAAAAATCCTCATCCTGGGCCACTTTGATACTGTCTGGGAAAAAGGCCAGCTGCCGATCCGGATTAAAGACGAAAAGTTCTACGGCCCGGGGGTGCTGGATATGAAAGCTGGAATTATCCAGTCCATGTGGGGCGTAAAAGCATTATGGGATAATGACTTGCTTCATGATAAAGAAATTACCTTTCTATTAACCTCGGACGAAGAGGTGGGAAGCGGAACTTCAAGAGAAATCATCGAGGAACGTGCAAAGGAAAATGACGCAGTGTTAGTAATGGAGACACCGGATTCAGGGACAGGTGCCGCAAAAACAGGCAGAAAAGGTGTAGGCAATTATAAATTGAAGATTAAAGGAAAAAGTTCTCACTCTGGCGCCCACCATGAAGAAGGAATCAGCGCCATCAAGGAGCTGGCACAGCAGATTATACTTCTGGAAAATATGACAGATTATGAAAAAGGCACCACTGTTAACACAGGCGTTATTAGCGGAGGGAGACGGTCAAATATAGTTCCTGACTATGCGGAAGCTACAGTGGATCTCCGGGTGAAAACAATGGAAGAAGCATACAGAATGGGGCAGTTACTAACTACATTAAAACCTTTTACGCCTGGCATTGAGCTGGAAGTGGAAGGAGGAATGAACAGGCCTCCTATGGAACGTACAGAAACAAATGTTGAATTATTCCACAAAGCAAGGGAAGCTGCCCTTGAAACAGGATTTCAGCTGGAGGAGTCACAAGTAGGAGGGGCGAGTGACGGGAACTTTACCGCTGCGCTGGGAGTTCCCACACTTGATGGATTAGGAGTTCCCGGGGAAGGCCCTCATGCCGAGTACGAACATATACTCATAAACGAGCTTCCGGGAAGAACAGAGTTTATAGCCAATTTTATAAAAAAGTTATAA
- a CDS encoding M14 family zinc carboxypeptidase: MKKTLISLLSILMLLSIFSTSAFAVKNHPSTEGNTNLSSIISYDDMIKELENLERRSKGALEVFTLDDLGYEYSKSEQGRDLYVAKLGNGDKEVWVQSRIHGDEPYGTEATLHLLKMYVNNQSAENREIMDELTMYFIPMYNPDGSEMNIRQTVLQEDGRRIDLNRDWATGAFNAVESKAWFNYWSDIQPDYALDIHHQGLKTDAETGDAITMSLGISLAPGGPTLPGIKDGLYEDITRQMQVYVYDGLKDYGYMSIDRYTVGSSTWGFQEIDIHGGVVSAMMLGLEYDGMNTEGHSNPAIFFETSGNTRDGNLGQRARGRNIQLNANGIHEWLYGLASEEIFEVNPERWNEIPRPDIIGYNTDHSGFVPVGY, translated from the coding sequence TTGAAGAAGACGTTAATATCCCTGTTGAGTATCCTGATGCTTCTGTCTATTTTCTCCACTTCTGCTTTTGCTGTAAAAAACCATCCATCAACTGAAGGTAATACGAATCTATCAAGCATAATAAGCTATGATGACATGATTAAGGAACTGGAAAACCTTGAGAGAAGAAGCAAAGGTGCCCTTGAAGTTTTCACTCTCGATGATCTTGGCTATGAGTACAGTAAAAGTGAACAAGGCCGCGACCTTTATGTTGCAAAACTAGGTAATGGTGACAAAGAAGTTTGGGTGCAAAGCCGAATCCACGGTGATGAGCCATACGGAACAGAAGCAACCCTTCACCTTTTAAAAATGTATGTGAATAACCAGTCAGCTGAAAACCGGGAAATCATGGATGAACTGACGATGTATTTTATTCCGATGTATAACCCAGACGGCAGTGAAATGAACATACGCCAGACTGTCTTACAGGAAGATGGGCGACGAATTGACTTGAACAGAGACTGGGCTACAGGTGCTTTCAATGCAGTTGAATCTAAAGCATGGTTTAACTACTGGTCTGACATACAGCCAGATTACGCTCTTGACATCCACCATCAGGGTCTGAAAACCGATGCAGAAACTGGTGACGCGATCACTATGTCTTTAGGTATCTCTTTAGCTCCAGGAGGTCCGACACTTCCAGGAATCAAAGACGGCCTGTATGAAGATATTACACGCCAGATGCAAGTTTATGTTTATGATGGATTGAAAGACTATGGTTATATGAGTATTGATCGTTATACAGTTGGTAGCAGCACTTGGGGCTTCCAGGAAATCGACATTCATGGCGGTGTTGTTTCCGCAATGATGCTGGGCCTAGAATACGATGGAATGAATACAGAAGGCCACAGCAACCCGGCGATATTCTTTGAAACTTCCGGAAATACAAGAGACGGAAACCTTGGCCAGCGTGCCCGAGGAAGAAATATCCAGCTGAATGCCAATGGGATTCACGAGTGGCTCTACGGACTAGCTTCTGAAGAAATTTTCGAAGTAAATCCTGAGCGCTGGAACGAAATCCCGCGTCCGGATATTATCGGCTATAACACTGACCACTCCGGGTTCGTCCCTGTTGGTTACTAA
- a CDS encoding glutathione S-transferase family protein: protein MSVDKYNAAKQNKKPAEISKDGAFKRQKNRFTTPFGEKPGELPVEAGRYRLLWSAACPWAHRAVIVRRLLGLEEAISLGTASPIRPEIDRVDWKFSLDEAGRDPVLGIKYISEVYFNADPDYSGRPTVPVVVDEKTKQAVNNDYLKLTNYLETVWSPYFKKNAPDLYPKDLRDEIDKLNETIFQDINNGVYKCGFAQSQEAYETAFDRLFTRLDELEERLDSRRFLFGDYITDSDIRLYSTLVRFDAAYYNAFNTNRNLIREYENLWGYARDLYQTPGFGDTTDFQAIKEHYHLSITINPNNNEERILPKGPDLSVWNTVHDREKLSNKKEKFLLFNGEG from the coding sequence GTGAGTGTAGATAAATATAATGCTGCAAAGCAGAATAAAAAGCCTGCAGAGATTTCAAAAGACGGAGCATTCAAGCGGCAGAAAAACAGGTTTACTACTCCGTTTGGAGAGAAACCTGGGGAACTGCCAGTAGAGGCAGGGAGGTACAGGCTTTTGTGGTCCGCTGCATGCCCATGGGCACACCGTGCAGTCATCGTCCGCAGACTTCTCGGGCTTGAGGAAGCAATCAGTCTTGGCACAGCCAGCCCGATTCGCCCGGAAATTGACCGGGTAGATTGGAAGTTTTCTCTTGATGAAGCAGGCAGGGACCCAGTGTTAGGCATAAAGTACATAAGCGAAGTATATTTCAATGCTGACCCGGACTATTCCGGCCGCCCGACGGTGCCAGTTGTCGTGGATGAAAAGACAAAACAGGCTGTGAACAATGACTATCTTAAGCTGACTAACTATCTTGAAACAGTCTGGTCTCCATATTTTAAAAAGAATGCTCCTGATTTATATCCGAAAGATTTGCGGGATGAGATTGATAAGCTGAATGAAACTATTTTTCAAGACATAAATAATGGTGTTTACAAATGCGGGTTTGCACAGTCTCAGGAAGCTTATGAAACAGCTTTTGACAGGCTTTTTACAAGGCTGGATGAGTTAGAAGAGCGTCTGGATTCACGAAGGTTCCTGTTCGGTGATTATATTACCGACTCGGATATTCGGCTGTATTCAACACTGGTCCGTTTTGATGCAGCTTACTATAATGCTTTTAACACCAACAGGAATTTAATTAGGGAATACGAGAATCTCTGGGGCTATGCAAGGGACCTTTATCAGACTCCCGGGTTTGGAGATACGACAGATTTTCAGGCGATAAAGGAGCATTATCACTTATCCATTACTATTAACCCAAATAATAATGAAGAGAGAATATTGCCAAAGGGGCCTGATTTATCAGTATGGAATACTGTACATGACAGGGAAAAGCTTAGTAATAAAAAGGAGAAGTTTCTTCTATTTAACGGTGAGGGATGA
- a CDS encoding GNAT family N-acetyltransferase, producing MIIRDAKKQELELIRKQRVDAYRDHADSVPSAHWEALKAAISSEADSQPEVEVIVAEIEGTIVGSVVLFPAESDAYDGHVDKLGYPEIRMLAVDQKARGKGAAYGLVAECISRAKKKGYKYIGLHTGEFMKGAMRLYERMGFERVPENDFVPADDGIVVKAFRRAV from the coding sequence ATGATAATACGTGATGCGAAAAAACAAGAATTAGAGTTAATCAGAAAACAGAGGGTTGATGCATATCGGGACCACGCGGATTCTGTTCCTTCTGCACACTGGGAGGCTCTCAAAGCTGCAATTTCCTCTGAGGCGGACAGTCAGCCGGAGGTGGAGGTCATCGTTGCTGAAATCGAGGGGACAATCGTCGGCAGTGTGGTTTTGTTTCCCGCTGAATCAGATGCCTATGATGGGCATGTGGATAAGCTTGGTTATCCGGAAATACGGATGCTTGCAGTCGACCAGAAAGCGAGAGGGAAAGGTGCAGCGTACGGACTTGTTGCAGAATGTATCAGCAGAGCGAAAAAGAAAGGTTACAAATACATTGGACTCCACACAGGGGAATTTATGAAGGGTGCAATGAGATTATATGAACGGATGGGTTTTGAAAGGGTGCCTGAGAATGATTTTGTGCCAGCGGATGACGGAATCGTTGTAAAAGCATTCCGGAGGGCGGTATAA
- a CDS encoding 2-phosphosulfolactate phosphatase: MFDQEPFNCRMEWGRRGAREATERGDIIIITDVLSFSSTVITAVNFGSVIYPFPPGPGGKAYAEKEGAELISGRSVAAKAGKPTLSPVTFNEEHGGKKYVLTSQNGAFCTWIASKVPALLIGSLLNASSVATAANRLGKKLDKPVTVVACGERWEDIQENEDGLRPSVEDYLGTGAVLAKLDGDKSPEAEVCAAAFMSSADRLSELLWECGSGRELRTRGFKADVKHCSQLDVYKIVPVLENGIFVNRNSSERRGS, translated from the coding sequence ATGTTCGATCAGGAACCATTTAACTGCAGGATGGAATGGGGAAGACGGGGAGCGAGGGAAGCAACTGAACGTGGTGACATCATTATTATTACAGATGTTCTTAGTTTTTCCTCCACTGTCATTACAGCTGTAAATTTTGGTTCTGTAATATATCCATTTCCTCCAGGCCCAGGAGGGAAGGCTTACGCTGAAAAAGAGGGGGCAGAGCTAATATCAGGAAGGTCAGTGGCCGCAAAAGCCGGGAAGCCAACACTGTCTCCTGTCACTTTTAATGAAGAGCATGGTGGCAAAAAATATGTCCTGACTTCACAAAATGGGGCTTTTTGTACCTGGATCGCTTCAAAGGTGCCAGCTTTGTTAATCGGCTCATTGCTGAATGCATCCTCAGTTGCTACTGCAGCCAACAGACTGGGAAAAAAGCTTGATAAACCTGTAACTGTCGTTGCCTGTGGCGAACGATGGGAGGATATTCAGGAAAATGAGGATGGACTGCGTCCGTCTGTGGAGGATTATTTAGGTACCGGGGCAGTACTCGCTAAGCTGGATGGAGATAAATCCCCTGAAGCTGAAGTGTGTGCAGCGGCTTTTATGAGCTCGGCGGACCGCCTTTCTGAATTATTATGGGAATGCGGCAGTGGTAGAGAATTGAGAACCCGTGGTTTTAAAGCTGATGTGAAGCATTGCAGCCAGCTGGATGTTTATAAAATAGTACCGGTTTTGGAAAACGGTATTTTTGTCAACAGGAATTCTTCTGAAAGGCGGGGGAGCTGA
- a CDS encoding nuclease-related domain-containing protein, whose amino-acid sequence MYKALRKLPNFRTIERKRMVPMLLKPRPIPQELLLLRTLSPRMLLPEELMDHLIILEKGYEGELKFDAIVDNHKNNYVIIRDLLLEYSQSEFQLDNLLLTPKGIYQLEVKNFEGEHSIENDTWYASSGTKIKNPLLQLKRSENLLSQLLYKMKANMKVHSLLVFVNTEFTLYGSSQNMPIILPSQINKLFTNLNRDYEGDNFITPRLKAISNQLVKLHKNESSYNRIPEYNYHLLKKGLVCSHCYSWMIKSMQGRLECPSCNKEENYSSAIQRSINELTLLFPNIILTAGTLFEWCGDIISRKTIQRFLSEKYKMNGRGKSAFYERV is encoded by the coding sequence ATGTATAAAGCATTGCGGAAATTACCGAATTTTCGTACAATAGAAAGAAAAAGGATGGTACCCATGCTTTTAAAACCTCGCCCAATTCCCCAGGAACTTCTTTTACTCCGCACATTAAGCCCACGAATGTTATTGCCCGAAGAACTCATGGATCATTTAATAATTCTTGAAAAAGGCTATGAAGGTGAACTGAAATTTGATGCTATTGTCGATAATCATAAAAACAATTATGTGATAATAAGAGATTTATTACTGGAATACAGTCAATCTGAGTTTCAGCTGGATAATTTATTACTTACACCTAAAGGTATTTACCAACTGGAAGTTAAGAATTTTGAAGGTGAACACTCTATCGAAAATGATACATGGTACGCCTCCTCAGGAACAAAAATAAAGAACCCACTTCTGCAACTGAAAAGAAGTGAAAATCTTTTAAGTCAGTTATTATACAAAATGAAAGCAAATATGAAGGTTCACTCCTTGCTGGTCTTTGTAAATACCGAATTTACTTTATATGGGTCCTCTCAAAACATGCCTATCATCCTCCCCTCCCAAATTAACAAACTCTTTACTAACCTTAACAGGGATTACGAAGGGGACAATTTCATCACTCCTCGGCTTAAAGCGATTTCAAATCAATTGGTAAAACTTCATAAAAATGAATCTTCCTATAATCGCATCCCCGAATATAATTACCATCTACTTAAAAAAGGATTAGTGTGCAGCCATTGCTATAGTTGGATGATAAAAAGCATGCAAGGGAGATTAGAGTGCCCATCCTGTAACAAAGAAGAGAATTATAGTTCAGCAATTCAAAGAAGTATTAATGAATTAACTCTTCTTTTTCCTAATATAATACTCACTGCAGGTACACTATTCGAATGGTGCGGAGATATTATCTCCAGAAAAACTATACAAAGGTTCTTGTCCGAAAAGTATAAAATGAATGGAAGAGGGAAAAGCGCGTTTTATGAAAGAGTGTAA
- a CDS encoding YajQ family cyclic di-GMP-binding protein yields MAKDSSFDIVSQVDFTEVQNAVTMATKEIQNRYDFKGSKSSLALEKEELVLVSDDEYKLEQLKDVLFSKLIKRGVSMKSMDYGKIEPASGGTVRQRAKLIQGIDKENAKKINKVIKDSGVKVKSQVQDDQVRVSGKSRDDLQKIIAAIKEADLPIDVQFINYR; encoded by the coding sequence ATGGCAAAGGATAGTTCATTTGATATTGTTTCACAGGTTGATTTTACGGAAGTGCAGAATGCGGTGACAATGGCAACAAAGGAAATTCAGAACCGTTATGATTTTAAAGGCAGTAAAAGCAGTCTTGCTCTTGAGAAAGAGGAGCTCGTTCTTGTTTCAGATGACGAGTATAAGCTGGAGCAGCTGAAGGATGTGCTTTTCAGCAAGCTGATTAAGCGGGGAGTATCCATGAAGAGTATGGATTACGGCAAGATCGAACCTGCATCCGGAGGTACGGTGCGCCAGCGGGCAAAGCTAATTCAGGGTATTGATAAGGAAAATGCTAAAAAGATTAATAAAGTTATTAAAGACAGCGGTGTGAAGGTAAAGAGCCAGGTTCAGGATGACCAGGTGAGAGTCAGCGGCAAGAGCCGTGATGACCTCCAGAAGATTATCGCTGCAATTAAAGAAGCTGATCTTCCTATTGATGTACAGTTCATCAATTACCGATAA
- a CDS encoding zinc ribbon domain-containing protein: MKQKGCIKCGHTEAKTKEIATTGTGLSKLMDIQHNRFLVVYCTNCGYSELYNKQTSRTSNVVDFFFGG; the protein is encoded by the coding sequence ATGAAGCAAAAAGGCTGCATTAAATGCGGACACACGGAAGCAAAAACAAAGGAAATTGCAACTACGGGAACAGGCCTTTCAAAACTAATGGATATACAGCATAATAGATTTCTTGTTGTTTATTGTACAAACTGTGGTTACAGTGAGCTTTACAATAAACAAACATCCAGAACATCAAATGTTGTTGATTTCTTTTTTGGAGGATAG
- a CDS encoding DUF421 domain-containing protein, which yields MSLGIEIVFRTVLAFFMMISIAHLLGKQTISQMTYHDFIASVMIGGIAGNLTFNTQINIRQFIYALLSLTVLLLLTTLLSLKSRKIRTLTAGEPTVIIQDGKILERNMKKLRMTFDSLNESLREKNIFDIEEVEHAVMETDGHVSVLKKPAYRTIRRKDLGLLTAGKASFPVELIMDGEIVEKNFKQNSLTQEWLQTEMSQRGIKLEDVSYCVRGTNNQLYFDLYDDQIHSPIDKE from the coding sequence ATGAGCCTAGGTATTGAAATAGTGTTCCGGACTGTTCTGGCTTTTTTTATGATGATTTCAATTGCTCATCTCCTTGGTAAACAAACAATTTCCCAGATGACATACCATGATTTCATTGCGTCAGTGATGATTGGCGGGATTGCCGGCAACTTAACATTCAACACTCAGATAAATATAAGACAATTTATTTATGCCCTCTTGTCATTAACAGTTTTACTGCTGCTGACAACGCTTCTGTCTTTAAAAAGCCGTAAAATCAGAACACTTACCGCAGGGGAGCCAACTGTAATCATTCAGGACGGTAAGATTCTTGAAAGGAATATGAAGAAGCTCAGAATGACATTTGACTCGCTGAATGAATCGCTGAGGGAAAAGAATATATTTGATATAGAAGAAGTAGAACATGCAGTCATGGAAACTGACGGGCATGTGTCTGTATTAAAAAAGCCTGCTTATCGGACGATAAGAAGGAAGGATCTCGGACTTCTCACAGCAGGGAAGGCGAGTTTTCCTGTCGAGCTGATTATGGACGGAGAGATAGTGGAGAAAAACTTCAAGCAAAATTCCCTTACACAGGAATGGCTGCAAACAGAGATGTCGCAGCGCGGTATTAAGCTTGAAGATGTTTCTTACTGTGTAAGAGGCACGAATAATCAACTGTATTTTGATTTGTATGATGATCAGATCCATTCCCCTATAGATAAAGAATGA
- a CDS encoding ferritin-like domain-containing protein, which yields MGKNNVIDTLNEFLRGQYMGIHSYERLIQRLEDEELKKEFQAIQQEHKQHAMRVAERIQNLGGRPVDSEGVMGSIQGRMSEFTMPHNPEGILEQAIMGEGHYGIEISEEIVRGDLDPESRMLIEDILDRDREHVLYLKELLQ from the coding sequence ATGGGAAAAAATAATGTCATCGATACACTTAACGAATTTTTGAGAGGCCAGTACATGGGGATCCATTCATATGAACGGCTGATCCAGAGGCTGGAAGATGAGGAACTGAAAAAAGAGTTCCAGGCAATCCAGCAGGAACATAAACAGCATGCCATGAGAGTAGCCGAACGAATACAGAACCTGGGCGGCAGACCTGTCGACAGTGAAGGTGTCATGGGTTCTATCCAGGGACGAATGAGCGAATTCACCATGCCCCATAACCCGGAAGGAATTTTAGAACAGGCGATTATGGGAGAAGGCCATTACGGGATAGAAATTTCTGAAGAGATAGTCAGAGGCGACCTGGACCCGGAAAGCAGGATGCTTATTGAAGACATACTCGACAGGGACCGGGAACATGTATTGTATTTAAAAGAGCTCTTGCAGTAA